In Streptomyces sp. NBC_00091, the following proteins share a genomic window:
- a CDS encoding cupin domain-containing protein, whose translation MTIAHSTTLSRWVGDPVAFAAYHWRRRPGVFTPDGSLVSPFTPADVDDALASGFLHEPYLEMTSAEGPLPADTYFSARSVRGVSHPGFADQKKIRGLIEQGATLLMHRVDQWHRPTRDLLARLSAELQRPVEAFCFVTPSGAQGAPLHRDDADVLVLQLAGSKDWRVYEGPANGEWREGSAEGEKPAEVLRATVHAGDVLYIPRAFAHEAVGSGGLSVHLSLTIREVHKGDLFRSLQKLTGKAMNVEARPLDDEAVLAAATAMLEHVSKALAGLTPQDLVDHARRTRLAALPDPGAPVSLGDLAAGYADPR comes from the coding sequence ATGACCATTGCGCACTCCACGACACTGTCCCGGTGGGTCGGCGACCCAGTGGCCTTCGCCGCCTACCACTGGCGCCGCCGTCCCGGTGTCTTCACTCCCGACGGCTCCCTCGTCAGTCCCTTCACGCCGGCCGACGTGGACGACGCCCTCGCCAGCGGCTTCCTGCACGAGCCCTACCTGGAGATGACCAGCGCCGAGGGTCCCCTGCCCGCCGACACCTACTTCTCGGCACGTTCGGTCCGAGGCGTCTCCCATCCGGGGTTCGCCGACCAGAAGAAGATACGGGGGCTGATCGAGCAGGGCGCGACCCTGCTCATGCACCGGGTCGACCAGTGGCACCGCCCCACCCGCGATCTGCTGGCCCGTCTGTCGGCCGAACTCCAGCGGCCGGTGGAGGCGTTCTGCTTCGTCACCCCGTCCGGCGCCCAGGGAGCTCCACTGCATCGCGACGACGCCGATGTGCTCGTTCTCCAACTGGCTGGCAGCAAGGACTGGCGTGTCTACGAGGGACCGGCGAACGGTGAATGGCGCGAGGGGAGTGCGGAAGGGGAGAAGCCGGCGGAGGTACTGCGCGCCACCGTGCACGCCGGGGACGTCCTGTACATCCCACGCGCCTTCGCCCATGAGGCAGTCGGGAGCGGCGGCCTGTCCGTGCACCTGTCGCTGACGATCCGTGAGGTCCACAAGGGCGATCTGTTCCGCAGCCTCCAGAAGCTCACGGGCAAGGCGATGAACGTCGAAGCGCGCCCGTTGGACGACGAAGCCGTCCTTGCCGCCGCCACCGCCATGCTCGAGCACGTGAGCAAGGCACTGGCCGGTCTGACCCCTCAGGACCTGGTGGACCACGCGAGGCGGACCAGGCTTGCCGCCCTGCCCGATCCCGGTGCACCGGTCTCGCTCGGTGACCTGGCCGCCGGGTACGCCGATCCGCGGTGA
- a CDS encoding LuxR C-terminal-related transcriptional regulator has translation MGHSALATDREFLVFLDRKHQMQYGSPEFFRQFGGSGEELYGKPFSYLIESDLREALDRGLNQLLVGDRDQFSHRIALRRRSATPLSAVLTATALWGSSPNRAVAIQLFHPTDPAGPKTVRESPVIGEMAAKILEGTAAGLTSEFLASRLFISPKTVDYHISRMLRQFGMPNRVALIALAYSTGILQINSWPPRVADEFIK, from the coding sequence ATGGGTCATTCCGCGCTGGCAACGGACAGAGAGTTCTTGGTTTTCCTCGACCGCAAGCACCAAATGCAGTACGGGAGTCCGGAATTCTTCCGGCAGTTCGGCGGGTCGGGCGAGGAACTGTACGGAAAGCCGTTCAGCTACCTCATAGAATCGGACCTCCGCGAGGCTCTTGACCGAGGCCTGAACCAGCTGCTCGTCGGAGATCGGGACCAGTTCAGTCACCGCATAGCACTGCGGCGACGGTCTGCCACACCGCTCAGTGCCGTGCTCACGGCGACAGCCCTGTGGGGTAGTTCGCCGAACAGGGCCGTGGCCATACAGCTCTTCCACCCCACGGACCCCGCCGGGCCGAAGACCGTCAGGGAGAGTCCGGTCATCGGTGAGATGGCGGCGAAAATCCTCGAAGGAACCGCGGCAGGACTGACATCAGAATTTCTGGCCTCACGTTTATTTATCAGCCCCAAGACCGTCGATTACCACATCTCACGCATGCTCCGGCAGTTCGGCATGCCGAATCGGGTGGCGCTGATCGCGCTCGCCTACTCGACGGGAATACTGCAAATCAACTCGTGGCCGCCCCGGGTCGCCGATGAGTTCATAAAATAG
- a CDS encoding AfsR/SARP family transcriptional regulator, which produces MRRAWQGGGASRSDADLDAGVETGPTQLNLLGPLEILVSGVTVSPGGAKPQILFAYLCLHANRHVSVDNIIEAVWGETPPSSAKKNIQLYVSRLRRQFAYATGVRLITTSDGYQLTAESDQVDLVRCRQLWQLGQESLHNGAPKEAGRLLREAIRLWRGKPLSGLTHTLVMQAEAAGLEQFRLGLLMKYFQAQLADGQHFEIIPELLATVTDHPHQERLRADLMMALWRSGQRHAALATYREAHQLLADDLGIFPGRQLHALHQAILADDAEIMGGLTTDRSVAP; this is translated from the coding sequence ATGCGCAGAGCGTGGCAGGGCGGCGGAGCGTCCCGCTCGGACGCCGACCTGGACGCGGGGGTCGAGACCGGCCCCACTCAGCTGAATCTCTTAGGGCCGCTCGAGATCCTCGTGTCCGGTGTCACCGTTTCCCCGGGAGGAGCGAAGCCGCAGATCCTCTTCGCCTACCTGTGTCTCCATGCCAACCGGCACGTCTCGGTCGACAACATCATCGAGGCCGTCTGGGGGGAGACGCCACCTTCGAGCGCCAAGAAGAACATCCAACTGTACGTGAGCCGCCTGCGCCGGCAGTTCGCCTACGCGACCGGCGTCCGTCTGATCACGACCAGCGACGGGTACCAGCTCACGGCCGAGTCCGATCAGGTTGACCTGGTGCGGTGCCGGCAACTGTGGCAGCTCGGCCAGGAAAGCCTCCACAACGGTGCGCCCAAGGAGGCCGGAAGGCTGCTGCGCGAGGCGATCCGGCTGTGGCGGGGTAAGCCTCTGAGCGGCCTCACCCACACTCTGGTCATGCAGGCCGAGGCGGCCGGGCTGGAACAGTTCCGGCTCGGACTGCTGATGAAGTACTTCCAGGCGCAGCTCGCGGACGGTCAGCACTTCGAGATAATTCCCGAACTCCTCGCCACGGTCACTGATCATCCGCACCAGGAACGACTGCGCGCGGATCTCATGATGGCCCTGTGGCGGTCCGGCCAACGCCACGCCGCGCTGGCCACCTATCGCGAGGCGCACCAGCTGCTCGCCGACGACCTGGGAATCTTCCCCGGACGGCAGTTGCATGCCCTGCACCAGGCGATCCTGGCCGACGACGCGGAGATCATGGGTGGCCTGACGACGGACCGGAGCGTCGCTCCATGA
- a CDS encoding AIPR family protein, translating into MIYASKAAAGPHPHVKAKGDRLRRELAEITSDTEATIEYLNAADLRERTARGARAVAELVFSETPMSTSLGEGYVCLARLDEYYRFITSDNRALRLELFESNVRDYAGSTAVNNAIGDTLRSGTGEDFWWFNNGVTVVADEARIIGKRIVVKDPQIVNGLQTSHEVYSYFQSGGQHRDRSLLVKIVVAPENGTARDRIIRATNSQTQLPAGALRATEPIQKDTEESLTHSGAYHYERRAGYYRNLGFPVDQVVSMARLAREFTAFAPPTATC; encoded by the coding sequence GTGATCTACGCCAGCAAGGCTGCCGCGGGTCCGCATCCCCATGTGAAGGCCAAGGGAGACCGTCTGCGCCGGGAGCTCGCCGAGATCACGTCGGACACCGAGGCGACGATCGAGTACCTCAACGCGGCCGACCTCCGCGAACGGACTGCCCGTGGCGCGAGGGCCGTGGCTGAGCTCGTCTTCTCCGAAACCCCCATGAGCACGTCGCTCGGTGAGGGTTACGTGTGTCTGGCGCGTCTCGACGAGTACTACCGGTTCATCACTTCGGACAACAGGGCCCTCCGTCTGGAGCTCTTCGAGTCGAACGTACGGGACTACGCGGGTTCGACCGCCGTGAACAATGCCATCGGCGACACCTTGAGGTCCGGGACGGGTGAGGACTTCTGGTGGTTCAACAACGGGGTCACCGTCGTCGCCGACGAGGCACGGATCATCGGCAAGAGGATCGTCGTCAAAGACCCCCAGATCGTGAACGGGCTCCAGACCAGTCATGAGGTCTACAGCTACTTCCAGTCCGGCGGACAGCACCGCGACCGCTCGCTCCTGGTCAAGATTGTGGTCGCACCTGAAAACGGGACGGCACGCGACAGGATCATCCGCGCCACCAACAGTCAGACCCAGCTCCCCGCCGGCGCCCTTCGGGCCACCGAGCCCATCCAGAAGGACACCGAAGAGAGCCTCACGCATAGCGGCGCTTACCACTACGAGCGCCGGGCCGGCTACTACCGCAACCTGGGCTTCCCCGTCGACCAGGTCGTCTCCATGGCACGGCTGGCACGTGAATTCACGGCCTTCGCCCCACCCACCGCGACCTGCTGA
- a CDS encoding cupin domain-containing protein — MTIKDIGPEPQSFDLEQATLENTNYRSVAWSGKYLQLTLMSIPVGEDIGLEAHPGTDQFLRLDAGRGRVQMGSAKDRLDFDQEVEDGWAVFVPAGTWHNVTNTGDEPMRLYAVYAPVHHAPDKIHATFADAESDEDSGNDEPPTWSVQPTHHPADKHA; from the coding sequence ATGACCATCAAGGACATCGGGCCCGAACCTCAGAGTTTCGACCTCGAGCAGGCGACGCTGGAGAACACCAACTACCGCTCGGTCGCCTGGTCCGGGAAGTACCTCCAGCTGACCCTCATGTCGATCCCGGTGGGTGAGGACATCGGCCTGGAGGCACACCCAGGGACCGACCAGTTCCTCCGGCTCGACGCGGGCCGCGGCCGCGTTCAGATGGGCAGCGCGAAGGACCGCCTCGACTTCGACCAGGAAGTCGAGGACGGCTGGGCGGTCTTCGTACCCGCCGGCACGTGGCACAACGTCACCAACACCGGCGACGAGCCCATGCGGCTCTACGCCGTCTACGCCCCGGTCCACCACGCCCCGGACAAGATCCACGCAACCTTCGCCGACGCGGAAAGCGACGAGGACTCGGGCAACGACGAACCCCCGACCTGGTCGGTCCAGCCCACCCACCACCCCGCGGACAAGCACGCCTGA
- a CDS encoding cellulase N-terminal Ig-like domain-containing protein yields MTCPSGAGLALAVGGLSTTALTVPVAAAATAAAAAGTPVRVNQLGYLPDGPKRATVAGSATAPLAWQLRDASASGATTVRGSDQASGQSTHLVDFGAYTGTGTGFTLVVDGQSSHPFDISASLYDGLRADSMSFFYQQRSGIAIDATLAGGSAYARPAGHLGVAPNKGDTGVPCQAGVCD; encoded by the coding sequence TTGACGTGTCCGTCAGGCGCCGGCCTCGCGCTGGCCGTCGGCGGCCTGTCCACGACCGCCCTGACCGTTCCGGTCGCGGCTGCCGCCACCGCGGCAGCCGCTGCCGGCACACCTGTACGGGTCAACCAGCTCGGCTACCTGCCCGACGGCCCCAAGCGGGCCACCGTGGCCGGCTCCGCGACCGCCCCGCTCGCCTGGCAACTGCGCGACGCCTCCGCCTCGGGTGCCACCACGGTGCGCGGGTCCGACCAGGCGTCCGGCCAGTCCACGCACCTGGTGGACTTCGGCGCGTACACCGGCACCGGCACCGGCTTCACCCTGGTCGTCGACGGCCAGAGCAGCCACCCCTTCGACATCTCCGCATCGCTGTACGACGGACTGCGCGCCGACAGCATGTCGTTCTTCTACCAGCAGCGCAGCGGTATTGCGATCGACGCGACTCTGGCGGGCGGCAGCGCCTACGCCCGCCCCGCCGGGCACCTGGGCGTCGCCCCGAACAAGGGCGACACCGGCGTCCCCTGCCAGGCCGGGGTGTGCGACTAA
- a CDS encoding cellulose-binding domain-containing protein yields the protein MAYRIDNAWGNGFTATVTVKNTGTSAVSGWTIGWSFAGDQRITNGWNATVSQPGSTVTARDTGWNGTLAPGGSVSFGFQATYSGTNAVPARYTLNGALCS from the coding sequence GTGGCGTACCGGATCGACAACGCTTGGGGCAACGGCTTCACGGCGACGGTGACGGTGAAGAACACCGGAACCTCGGCGGTATCCGGGTGGACCATCGGCTGGAGCTTCGCAGGTGACCAGCGGATCACCAACGGCTGGAACGCCACGGTGAGCCAGCCGGGCAGCACGGTCACCGCCCGGGACACCGGATGGAACGGAACACTGGCACCCGGCGGCAGCGTGAGCTTCGGCTTCCAGGCGACGTACTCGGGCACCAACGCCGTGCCGGCGCGCTACACGCTCAACGGAGCACTCTGCTCCTGA
- a CDS encoding endo-1,4-beta-xylanase produces the protein MGSQAIPPPTIRRKTSVLCAALVVGVLGAAAALVAPTSHAAESTLGSAATQSGRYFGTAIASGRLGDSAYTTIAGREFNSVTPENEMKIDATEPQRGQFNFAAGDRVYNWAVQNGKQVRGHTLAWHSQQPGWMQSLSGSTLRQAMTNHINGVMAHYKGKIGQWDVVNEAFEDGTSGARRDSNLQRTGNDWIEVAFRTARAADPAAKLCYNDYNVENWTWAKTQAMYAMVRDFKQRGVPIDCVGFQSHFNSDSPYNSNFRTTLQSFAALGVDVAVTELDIQGASATTYANVTNDCLAVPRCLGITVWGVRDTDSWRPEHSPLLFNGDGSKKAAYSSVLNALNAGSSTPTPTPSPGSGQIKGVGSGRCLDVPGASTTDGTQVNLWDCNNRTNQQWSHTAAGELRVYGNKCLDAAGTGNGTKVQIYSCWGGDNQKWRLNSDGSIVGVQSGLCLDAAGNNTANGTLIQLYSCSNGSNQRWTRT, from the coding sequence ATGGGCTCACAAGCCATTCCCCCACCCACCATCCGCCGGAAGACCAGCGTCCTGTGTGCGGCCCTGGTCGTCGGCGTCCTCGGTGCGGCCGCCGCGCTGGTGGCGCCGACGTCACACGCCGCCGAGAGCACGCTCGGCAGCGCGGCGACGCAGAGCGGCCGGTACTTCGGTACCGCCATCGCCTCGGGCAGGCTGGGCGACTCGGCGTACACGACGATCGCCGGCCGCGAGTTCAACTCGGTGACGCCCGAGAACGAGATGAAGATCGACGCCACCGAACCCCAGCGTGGCCAGTTCAACTTCGCCGCGGGTGACCGCGTCTACAACTGGGCGGTGCAGAACGGCAAGCAGGTGCGCGGCCACACCCTGGCCTGGCACTCCCAGCAGCCCGGCTGGATGCAGAGCCTCAGCGGCAGCACGCTGCGCCAGGCGATGACCAACCACATCAACGGCGTGATGGCCCACTACAAGGGCAAGATCGGCCAGTGGGACGTCGTGAACGAGGCCTTCGAGGACGGCACTTCAGGAGCCCGGCGCGACTCCAACCTGCAGCGCACCGGCAACGACTGGATCGAAGTCGCCTTCCGCACCGCGCGCGCCGCCGACCCGGCCGCCAAGCTCTGCTACAACGACTACAACGTCGAGAACTGGACCTGGGCCAAAACCCAGGCCATGTACGCCATGGTCCGGGACTTCAAGCAGCGCGGCGTGCCGATCGACTGCGTCGGCTTCCAGTCGCACTTCAACAGCGACAGCCCCTACAACAGCAACTTCCGCACCACCCTGCAGAGTTTTGCAGCCCTCGGCGTCGACGTGGCCGTCACCGAACTCGACATCCAGGGTGCCTCGGCCACGACCTACGCCAACGTGACCAACGACTGCCTGGCCGTCCCGCGCTGCCTCGGCATCACCGTCTGGGGGGTGCGCGACACCGACTCCTGGCGACCGGAGCACTCGCCGCTGCTGTTCAACGGTGACGGCAGCAAGAAGGCCGCCTACTCCTCCGTCCTCAACGCGCTCAACGCCGGATCCTCTACTCCCACTCCGACCCCTTCGCCCGGTTCTGGACAGATCAAGGGCGTCGGGTCGGGCCGCTGCCTGGACGTGCCCGGTGCCAGCACCACCGACGGCACCCAGGTCAACCTGTGGGACTGCAACAACCGCACCAACCAGCAGTGGTCGCACACCGCCGCAGGCGAGCTCAGGGTCTACGGCAACAAGTGCCTGGACGCCGCCGGCACCGGCAACGGCACCAAAGTCCAGATCTACAGCTGCTGGGGTGGCGACAACCAGAAATGGCGCCTCAACTCCGACGGATCCATCGTCGGAGTCCAGTCCGGCCTCTGCCTCGACGCCGCCGGCAACAACACCGCCAACGGCACCCTGATCCAGCTCTACTCCTGCTCGAACGGCAGCAACCAGCGCTGGACCCGTACCTGA
- a CDS encoding glycoside hydrolase family 6 protein: protein MRIPLHRLALAASALTLLLGAAAPASAEASSAPDSHTLATNTRFHVDPDSDAAHQAVTDFLHRDFEGAKSMAKPASWPEAAWFTAGTPEQVESRVRDLVRRAERTRTVPVLVAYNIPLRDCSQYSSGGAQSDAEYQAWISAFARGLGRSKAVVILEPDGLANLSSDCGPGSDPTGAITTGRFADLNHAIDALGQQPNSVVYLDAGNSHWRSVGDIAQRLLQAGVTRTQGFSLNVSNYLATGLSTHYGTWVSQCLWFATKGPDWARGHADWCASQYYSPAAPNDGQPGNSVNVDDPSTWHWTDRWFQQNVGTPPAGKYSGDPQTWCNAPGRGVGDRPTANTGVPLVDAYLWIKTVGQSDGQCNRGIPGGTIDPEYGIVDPAAGVWWPEQAKSLVRNANPALGFNTVVR from the coding sequence GTGCGCATCCCGCTGCACCGATTAGCCCTGGCAGCGAGCGCACTCACACTGCTCCTCGGCGCCGCCGCCCCGGCCTCTGCCGAGGCGAGCTCCGCGCCGGACTCCCACACGCTTGCGACGAACACCCGCTTCCACGTCGATCCCGACAGCGACGCAGCCCACCAGGCCGTCACCGACTTCCTTCACCGGGACTTCGAGGGCGCCAAGTCCATGGCGAAGCCAGCTAGTTGGCCAGAGGCTGCCTGGTTCACCGCCGGCACCCCGGAGCAGGTCGAATCCCGCGTACGCGACCTGGTGCGCCGCGCCGAGCGAACCCGGACGGTTCCCGTCCTGGTGGCCTACAACATCCCGCTGCGCGACTGCTCCCAGTATTCCTCCGGCGGTGCGCAGTCGGACGCCGAGTACCAGGCCTGGATCAGCGCCTTCGCCCGGGGGCTCGGCCGCAGCAAGGCCGTCGTCATCCTCGAACCGGACGGGCTGGCCAACCTCTCCTCCGACTGCGGTCCCGGCAGCGACCCCACCGGCGCGATCACCACAGGACGCTTCGCCGACCTCAACCACGCGATCGACGCCCTGGGGCAGCAGCCGAACAGCGTCGTCTACCTGGACGCCGGCAACAGCCACTGGCGCAGCGTCGGCGACATCGCACAACGCCTCCTCCAGGCCGGCGTCACCCGCACCCAGGGCTTCTCGCTGAACGTCTCCAACTATCTGGCCACCGGCCTGTCCACCCACTACGGCACCTGGGTCTCCCAGTGCCTGTGGTTCGCCACCAAAGGCCCGGACTGGGCCAGGGGGCACGCCGACTGGTGCGCGAGCCAGTACTACTCACCCGCAGCACCGAACGACGGGCAGCCGGGAAACTCCGTGAACGTGGACGATCCGTCCACGTGGCACTGGACCGACCGCTGGTTCCAGCAGAACGTCGGTACCCCGCCCGCGGGCAAGTACAGCGGCGACCCGCAAACCTGGTGCAACGCCCCGGGTCGCGGCGTCGGCGACCGGCCGACCGCGAACACCGGCGTCCCGCTCGTGGACGCCTACCTGTGGATCAAGACCGTCGGCCAGTCCGACGGCCAGTGCAACCGCGGCATCCCGGGCGGCACCATCGACCCGGAGTACGGCATCGTCGATCCCGCGGCCGGCGTGTGGTGGCCGGAGCAGGCCAAGTCCCTCGTCCGGAACGCCAATCCCGCACTGGGGTTCAACACGGTCGTGCGCTGA
- a CDS encoding glycoside hydrolase family 6 protein produces the protein MRKSVRAASVLLAGALATGLALISAGPAYAADPTTMTSGFYADPDNSALRWTNANPGDGRAAAIRTSIANTPAARWFGNWSGDIGTATGAYVGRADSYDKLPILVAYNIPHRDICAGHSGGGAGSRAAYDAWIAAFASGIGNRPAVVVLEPDALGHESCMTAAQIAERNAMLKNAIDQFKAKAPNTWVYLDAGNPGWVDASTMARQLAAAGVGGARGFVLNVSNYFTTDQNTSYGNAVNSALGSYGYTKPFVVDTSRNGNGSNGQWCNPAGRRIGTPSQRGGGAEMLLWIKVPGESDGNCGVGADSSAGQFLPEVAYKMIYGY, from the coding sequence ATGCGCAAGTCCGTCCGAGCCGCATCCGTCCTGCTGGCCGGTGCCCTCGCCACCGGTCTCGCCCTGATCAGTGCCGGCCCGGCGTACGCCGCGGACCCGACCACCATGACCAGCGGCTTCTACGCCGACCCCGACAACTCCGCCCTGCGGTGGACCAACGCGAACCCCGGCGACGGGCGGGCGGCGGCGATCCGGACGTCCATCGCCAACACCCCGGCAGCCCGCTGGTTCGGGAACTGGAGCGGCGATATCGGCACGGCAACCGGCGCCTACGTCGGCCGCGCGGACTCCTACGACAAGCTGCCGATCCTGGTCGCGTACAACATCCCCCACCGGGACATCTGCGCCGGTCACTCCGGCGGCGGCGCGGGGAGCCGGGCCGCGTACGACGCCTGGATCGCCGCCTTCGCCAGTGGCATCGGCAACCGCCCTGCCGTGGTCGTCCTGGAACCCGACGCGCTCGGCCACGAGAGCTGCATGACGGCTGCTCAGATCGCGGAGCGCAACGCCATGCTGAAGAACGCGATCGACCAGTTCAAGGCCAAGGCACCCAACACCTGGGTCTACCTCGACGCCGGGAACCCCGGCTGGGTCGACGCCTCGACCATGGCGCGCCAGCTCGCCGCCGCCGGTGTCGGCGGGGCACGCGGCTTCGTGCTGAACGTCTCCAACTACTTCACCACCGACCAGAACACCTCCTACGGCAACGCGGTCAACTCCGCCCTGGGCTCCTACGGCTACACCAAGCCGTTCGTCGTCGACACCAGCCGCAACGGCAACGGTTCCAACGGCCAGTGGTGCAACCCCGCAGGCCGCCGGATCGGCACTCCCAGCCAGCGCGGCGGCGGTGCCGAGATGCTGCTGTGGATCAAGGTCCCCGGCGAGTCCGACGGCAACTGCGGCGTCGGGGCCGACTCCTCGGCCGGACAGTTCCTGCCGGAGGTCGCCTACAAGATGATCTACGGCTACTGA
- a CDS encoding LacI family DNA-binding transcriptional regulator, with translation MEPSPKRMPTLDEVAARAGVSRTAASRVINNAPHVSRAKREAVQRAVRELDFVPNPSAQALATRRVGAVVLAVSSDEPGLFADPFFAEVIVGVSAALEQTELELILLLANTPRGRERFERLLRSRRADGVMLMALRGDDPLGRLGEEVDLPVVFGGLPLTGEPTWYVDADNRGGARLAAEHFARTGRRRPVMITGQMDARAAVTREQGFTEGLTLSGLPLLGVEPGQFTEDGGAEAMERLLRAHSDPDAVFAASDAMAIGALRTLRERGLRVPEDVAVIGFNDLASARHTSPPLTTVHQPVRALGQEMARMLVSAIEGYRPTPLILPTRLTVRESAPDLPASA, from the coding sequence ATGGAGCCGTCACCCAAGCGCATGCCGACCCTCGACGAGGTGGCCGCACGAGCCGGCGTGTCGCGCACGGCGGCCTCCCGGGTGATCAACAACGCCCCGCATGTCAGCCGCGCCAAGCGGGAGGCGGTCCAACGGGCGGTGCGCGAGCTGGATTTCGTGCCCAATCCGTCCGCGCAGGCCCTGGCGACCCGCCGGGTCGGAGCGGTGGTGCTGGCGGTCTCCAGCGACGAGCCGGGGCTGTTCGCGGACCCGTTCTTCGCGGAGGTCATCGTCGGCGTCAGCGCGGCGCTGGAGCAGACCGAACTGGAACTGATCCTGCTGCTGGCCAACACCCCGCGCGGCCGGGAGAGGTTCGAGCGGTTGCTGCGCTCCCGCCGGGCCGACGGCGTCATGCTGATGGCGCTGCGCGGCGACGATCCGCTGGGACGCCTGGGAGAGGAGGTCGATCTCCCCGTCGTCTTCGGCGGACTCCCGCTCACCGGCGAGCCCACGTGGTACGTGGACGCCGACAACCGGGGCGGTGCCCGCCTGGCCGCCGAGCACTTCGCGCGCACGGGCCGCCGACGGCCCGTCATGATCACCGGACAGATGGACGCCAGGGCCGCAGTCACGCGGGAGCAGGGGTTCACCGAGGGGCTGACCTTGTCCGGCCTGCCGCTTCTCGGGGTCGAGCCCGGGCAGTTCACCGAGGACGGCGGCGCGGAGGCGATGGAGCGACTGCTCCGGGCGCACTCCGATCCCGACGCGGTGTTCGCGGCCTCCGACGCGATGGCCATCGGCGCTCTGCGCACCTTGCGGGAACGGGGCCTCCGGGTGCCCGAGGATGTCGCGGTGATCGGCTTCAACGACCTGGCGAGCGCCCGGCACACCAGCCCGCCGCTGACCACGGTCCATCAGCCGGTGCGGGCGCTGGGCCAGGAGATGGCCAGGATGCTGGTCAGTGCCATCGAAGGATACCGCCCCACCCCGCTGATCCTCCCGACCCGCCTGACCGTGCGCGAGTCCGCTCCCGATCTGCCCGCGTCGGCCTGA